In one window of Pseudochaenichthys georgianus chromosome 5, fPseGeo1.2, whole genome shotgun sequence DNA:
- the LOC139433871 gene encoding general transcription factor II-I repeat domain-containing protein 2B-like — MAVFKDYNVSRHYETKHAGKYKNLTDAERARTSEALLAKLQKQQGFFTKLHTSRDAATKTSFVISHKIAKNSKPFSEGEFVKECLVDSAALICPEKKAAFEQVPLSRRTVTRRIEEIAGNLELQLQHEVASFAFFSLALDESCDVRDTAQLLVFVRGITPDFKITEELAAMRSMKGTTTGSDLFTETGRTVTTDGCPNLTGKKFGLLKRMQDKVTGIDADQKLVCLHCIIHQHVLCKSVLKIDHVIDVVTKMVNFIRARALNHRQFVALLEEHETEHRDIGYHTAIRWLSLGKVLKRVWDMKAEIQEFCEKKGKDFPELSDEDWMADFAFAVDVTALMNELNSKVQGKGLFVHEMHSLVKAFMTKMQFLSSQLESNTLTHMQTLKEVTPSADHLRRYSSMLGALHGEFSRRFKDLRKIEDEMQLVSSPFTCSVDNAPSDVQLELIDLQSDAVLAEHFKSASLLDFYSSLKEENFPNMRRHAQKMLVLFGSTYICEQTFSIMKFQKSRYRSSLTDDHLSAVLRISTSDIQPDFDALVKAQQRLDFSH, encoded by the exons ATGGCCGTTTTTAAGGACTACAATGTGAGTCGGCATTACGAGACGAAACACGCGGGGAAATATAAAAACTTGACTGACGCTGAAAGGGCGCGGACATCGGAAGCTTTGCTAGCTAAGCTGCAAAAGCAGCAAGGCTTTTTTACCAAGCTTCACACATCCAGGGATGCAGCAACCAAGACCAGCTTTGTGATATCCCACAAAATCGCTAAAAACAGTAAGCCGTTCTCGGAGGGGGAGTTTGTCAAAGAGTGCTTGGTGGACTCTGCAGCACTAATATGCCCTGAAAAAAAAGCCGCATTTGAGCAAGTCCCGCTGTCCAGGCGAACCGTGACTAGAAGGATCGAGGAAATTGCGGGGAATCTGGAGCTTCAGCTGCAACATGAAGTGGCAAGTTTCGCCTTTTTCTCCTTGGCTTTGGACGAGAGCTGTGATGTCCGCGACACAGCCCAGTTACTCGTATTCGTCCGCGGGATAACACCGGACTTCAAGATTACGGAGGAGCTGGCAGCAATGCGGTCGATGAAAGGGACGACGACAGGGAGCGATCTGTTCACGGAG ACTGGCAGGACTGTCACAACGGACGGTTGTCCAAATCTTACCGGAAAAAAATTCGGACTTTTGAAACGTATGCAAGATAAAGTGACTGGAATCGACGCGGATCAGAAACTGGTATGTTTGCATTGTATTATACACCAACATGTGTTGTGCAAGTCTGTGCTAAAAATTGATCATGTTATTGATGTTGTTACTAAAATGGTAAACTTCATCAGAGCACGGGCATTGAATCACAGACAGTTTGTCGCACTTTTGGAGGAGCATGAGACTGAGCATCGTGACATCGGCTACCACACAGCTATCAGATGGCTCAGCCTGGGCAAGGTGCTGAAAAGAGTTTGGGACATGAAAGCAGAGATTCAAGAGTTTTGTGAGAAGAAAGGCAAAGACttcccagagctgtcagatgAGGACTGGATGGCAGATTTTGCATTTGCTGTTGATGTGACTGCACTGATGAATGAACTGAACTCCAAAGTGCAAGGCAAGGGCCTTTTTGTTCATGAAATGCACAGCCTGGTGAAGGCTTTCATGACAAAGATGCAGTTTCTTTCAAGCCAACTGGAGAGCAACACTCTCACTCACATGCAAACTCTGAAAGAAGTCACACCATCAGCTGATCACCTCCGCAGGTACTCATCCATGTTGGGAGCATTGCATGGTGAGTTTTCAAGGCGATTTAAAGATCTCAGAAAAATCGAGGATGAaatgcagctggtttcctctccCTTTACCTGCAGTGTGGATAATGCACCCAGTGATGTTCAGCTGGAACTCATCGACCTGCAGTCTGATGCAGTACTGGCAGAGCACTTTAAGTCAGCATCTCTGCTGGATTTCTACTCTTCTCTCAAGGAGGAGAACTTTCCAAACATGAGGAGACATGCTCAGAAGATGTTGGTTCTCTTTGGCTCTACCTACATATGTGAACAAACATTTTCAATTATGAAGTTTCAAAAATCCAGGTATAGATCCTCCCTCACTGATGATCATCTGTCAGCTGTGCTTCGCATCTCCACCTCAGACATTCAACCTGACTTCGATGCACTCGTTAAAGCCCAGCAGAGACTAGATTTCTCTCACTGA